From a region of the Pseudoclavibacter endophyticus genome:
- a CDS encoding class I SAM-dependent methyltransferase, translated as MHRDELLALLTPEAMRLLDGVGEVDDRSDVLGLVSRMRGDGHDPRTVAAVLTQAKLRRRATAKFGRFADRMLFTEDGLQQATRLSVAAHHAARFRAAGCERVADLGCGIGADAMALASLGFQLTAVDADEVTAAVATHNLAMFDNVTVRHARAESIDLSAFDGLWFDPARREHRDAPAQGNEAVGSGATGGATKPGRGARRLGDPADWSPALDLVFGTAATHRLGVKLAPGIDHDLLPAGVETQWVSVGGELVEATVWAGGLERDGVGRSALVLGERAAERTAAGPAEDEPVGELGEFVFEPDPAIIRARLIGDVARELGGRMLARDIAWITGDEAVGTPFATAFRVREVLPLQTAKLKRELRARGIGRLEIKKRGVDLDPAALRAQLSLKGSESATLICTRVGGARKALLADRV; from the coding sequence ATGCACCGAGACGAGTTGCTGGCCCTGCTGACCCCCGAGGCGATGCGCCTGCTCGACGGGGTCGGCGAGGTGGACGACCGCTCGGACGTGCTCGGGCTCGTGAGCCGGATGCGCGGTGATGGCCACGATCCTCGCACGGTCGCCGCGGTGCTCACCCAGGCGAAACTGCGGCGGCGGGCCACCGCGAAATTCGGTCGGTTCGCCGACCGAATGCTCTTCACGGAGGACGGCCTGCAGCAGGCCACACGCTTGAGCGTCGCAGCGCACCACGCCGCGCGGTTCCGCGCGGCCGGGTGCGAGCGCGTCGCCGACCTCGGCTGCGGCATCGGCGCCGACGCGATGGCGTTGGCCAGCCTCGGGTTCCAGCTCACAGCGGTCGACGCCGATGAGGTCACGGCCGCCGTGGCGACGCACAACCTGGCGATGTTCGACAACGTGACGGTGCGACACGCGCGCGCCGAGTCCATCGACCTGTCGGCGTTCGACGGCCTCTGGTTCGATCCGGCGCGCCGGGAACATCGGGATGCTCCGGCACAGGGCAACGAAGCGGTCGGCAGCGGCGCAACCGGCGGGGCGACGAAGCCCGGCCGCGGTGCTCGGCGGCTCGGCGACCCGGCGGACTGGTCGCCCGCGCTCGACCTGGTCTTCGGAACGGCCGCGACGCATCGCCTCGGCGTCAAACTGGCCCCGGGCATCGACCACGATCTGCTGCCGGCGGGCGTCGAGACGCAGTGGGTCTCGGTCGGCGGCGAGCTCGTCGAGGCCACCGTGTGGGCGGGCGGCCTCGAGCGCGACGGCGTCGGCCGGTCGGCGCTCGTGCTCGGCGAGCGCGCCGCTGAGCGCACGGCGGCGGGCCCCGCCGAGGACGAGCCCGTCGGCGAGCTCGGCGAGTTCGTGTTCGAACCGGATCCCGCGATCATCCGCGCCCGGCTGATCGGCGACGTGGCTCGCGAGCTCGGTGGCAGGATGCTCGCCCGCGACATCGCCTGGATCACGGGCGACGAGGCGGTCGGCACCCCCTTCGCGACCGCGTTTCGCGTACGCGAGGTGTTGCCCCTGCAGACCGCGAAGCTCAAGCGGGAGCTTCGCGCGCGCGGCATCGGCCGCCTCGAGATCAAGAAGCGCGGGGTCGATCTCGACCCCGCGGCGCTCCGTGCCCAGCTGTCGCTCAAGGGCTCCGAATCGGCAACGCTCATCTGCACCCGCGTGGGTGGCGCGCGGAAGGCGCTCTTGGCCGACCGCGTGTGA
- the groES gene encoding co-chaperone GroES, which yields MSVNIQPLEDRIVVQQLEAEQTTASGLVIPDTAKEKPQEGEVVAVGPGRIDDNGNRIPLDVAVGDKVIYSKYGGTEVKYGGGEYLVLSARDVLAKIS from the coding sequence GTGTCGGTGAACATTCAGCCGCTCGAGGATCGAATCGTCGTTCAGCAGCTCGAGGCGGAGCAGACCACGGCGTCGGGTCTCGTGATCCCGGACACCGCGAAGGAGAAGCCCCAGGAAGGCGAGGTCGTGGCCGTCGGGCCCGGTCGTATCGACGACAACGGCAACCGCATTCCGCTCGACGTCGCGGTCGGTGACAAGGTCATCTACTCGAAGTACGGCGGCACGGAGGTCAAGTACGGCGGCGGCGAGTACCTCGTGCTCTCGGCCCGCGACGTGCTCGCGAAGATCTCCTAG
- the rarD gene encoding EamA family transporter RarD, producing the protein MNTSSRAGVAYAALAYGLWGFLPLYIALTTPTSSVEFIGWRILLSALFCAILLAVMRGWRATGRLFRDRRVVGTLALAGTVVAVNWFVYVFAVMSGHTVEASLGYFLNPIVSVVLGLVVLKERLRPLQWAAAGVAVVAVLVLAIGYGSFPWIALVLACSFGFYGLIKKRVGARAGAIPGFFVETTLIAPIGLGCLAWALLAGGGITLGSVSTDHTAALLLAGVVTSLPLLAFAAAAKRLTLVEVGMMQFIAPITQFLIGVFVFGESMPPERWAGFAIVWVALACFAIDLVIAGRRRSAATGAPMPRSPADAPGRPGGRGPAGPA; encoded by the coding sequence GTGAACACCTCGTCCCGCGCCGGCGTCGCCTACGCGGCACTCGCTTACGGACTGTGGGGGTTCCTGCCGCTGTACATCGCGTTGACGACACCAACGTCGAGCGTCGAGTTCATCGGCTGGCGCATCCTCCTCAGTGCCCTATTCTGCGCCATCCTGCTTGCCGTCATGCGCGGGTGGCGCGCGACCGGGCGACTGTTTCGCGATCGGCGGGTGGTCGGCACGCTCGCGCTCGCCGGCACCGTCGTCGCCGTGAACTGGTTCGTCTACGTGTTCGCCGTGATGTCGGGGCACACGGTCGAGGCGTCGCTCGGGTACTTCCTCAACCCGATCGTGTCGGTCGTGCTTGGACTCGTGGTGCTGAAGGAGCGGCTCCGGCCCCTCCAGTGGGCTGCCGCCGGCGTCGCGGTCGTCGCCGTGCTGGTGCTCGCGATCGGGTACGGCTCGTTTCCCTGGATCGCGCTCGTGCTCGCGTGCTCGTTCGGGTTCTACGGCCTCATCAAGAAGCGCGTGGGCGCGCGCGCCGGGGCGATTCCCGGGTTCTTCGTCGAAACGACGCTCATCGCCCCGATCGGTCTCGGCTGCCTCGCGTGGGCGCTCCTGGCCGGCGGCGGCATCACGCTCGGCAGCGTCTCGACCGACCACACGGCGGCGCTGCTGCTGGCCGGTGTTGTGACCTCGCTGCCCCTCCTGGCGTTCGCCGCGGCCGCCAAGCGGCTCACGCTCGTCGAAGTGGGCATGATGCAGTTCATCGCCCCCATCACCCAGTTCCTCATCGGCGTCTTCGTGTTCGGCGAGTCGATGCCGCCCGAGCGCTGGGCGGGGTTCGCGATCGTGTGGGTCGCGCTGGCGTGCTTCGCGATCGACCTCGTCATCGCGGGGCGCAGGCGCTCAGCCGCCACGGGAGCGCCCATGCCGCGATCCCCGGCGGATGCTCCCGGCCGCCCCGGAGGGCGCGGCCCGGCCGGACCCGCGTAA
- the guaB gene encoding IMP dehydrogenase yields the protein MTDHDPFALTGLTYDDVLLLPGHTDVIPSEADTATRLTRNVAINVPLISAAMDTVTESRMAIAMARQGGLGVLHRNLSIEDQVSMVDRVKRSESGMVTNPVTTGPDATLAEVEAVCARFRISGLPVVEADGTLIGIVSNRDMRFVDEREYATTRVRDIMTSEGLVTGHVGISGDEAFALLGRHRIEKLPLVDDAGKLTGLITVKDFEKSDKYPLATKDADGRLRVGAAIGFFGDGWERAMGLVEAGADVLVVDTANGQSKGVLDMIRRLKSEPLAKNVDIVGGNVATREGAQALVDAGADAIKVGVGPGSICTTRIVAGVGVPQITAVHQASLAAKPAGVPVIADGGLQHSGDIAKALVAGASSVMLGSLLAGTDESPGDLVFVNGKQYKTYRGMGSLGALQSRGKNTSYSKDRYFQSDVPSDDELIAEGIEGRVAYRGTVKQTVFQLTGGLRQSMFYVGARTVPQLVERGKFVRITPAGLKESHPHDVQMVVEAPNYHR from the coding sequence ATGACCGACCACGACCCGTTTGCCCTCACCGGGCTGACCTACGACGACGTGCTGCTGCTGCCAGGGCACACCGACGTGATCCCCTCCGAGGCCGATACGGCGACTCGGCTCACACGCAACGTGGCCATCAACGTCCCGCTCATCTCGGCGGCGATGGACACCGTCACGGAATCGCGCATGGCGATTGCGATGGCCCGCCAGGGCGGGCTCGGAGTCCTGCACCGCAACCTCTCGATCGAAGACCAGGTCTCGATGGTCGACCGCGTCAAGCGCAGCGAATCGGGCATGGTCACGAACCCGGTCACGACGGGCCCCGACGCGACGCTCGCCGAGGTCGAGGCGGTCTGCGCCCGCTTCCGCATCTCCGGCCTGCCGGTCGTCGAGGCCGACGGTACGCTCATCGGCATCGTCTCCAACCGCGACATGCGTTTCGTCGACGAGCGCGAATACGCCACGACCAGGGTGCGCGACATCATGACGAGCGAGGGGCTCGTCACGGGCCACGTCGGCATCTCGGGTGACGAGGCCTTCGCGCTCCTGGGGCGGCACCGCATCGAGAAGCTGCCGCTCGTGGACGACGCGGGCAAGCTCACGGGCTTGATCACGGTCAAAGACTTCGAGAAGAGCGACAAGTACCCGCTCGCGACCAAGGATGCCGACGGCCGCCTCCGCGTCGGCGCCGCCATCGGTTTCTTCGGTGACGGGTGGGAGCGCGCGATGGGACTCGTCGAGGCGGGGGCCGACGTGCTCGTGGTCGACACCGCGAACGGGCAGTCGAAGGGCGTGCTCGACATGATCCGCCGGCTCAAGTCGGAGCCGCTCGCGAAGAACGTCGACATCGTCGGCGGCAATGTCGCGACGCGCGAGGGCGCGCAGGCGCTCGTCGACGCGGGCGCGGACGCCATCAAGGTCGGGGTGGGCCCCGGTTCCATCTGCACCACACGTATCGTTGCGGGGGTCGGGGTTCCGCAGATCACGGCCGTGCACCAGGCATCGCTCGCCGCGAAGCCCGCCGGCGTGCCGGTCATTGCCGACGGCGGCCTGCAGCACTCGGGTGACATCGCCAAGGCCCTCGTCGCCGGAGCCTCGAGCGTCATGCTGGGCTCGCTGCTCGCCGGCACCGACGAGTCGCCAGGCGACCTCGTTTTCGTGAACGGAAAGCAGTACAAGACCTATCGCGGCATGGGCTCGCTCGGCGCGCTGCAGTCGCGGGGCAAGAACACGTCGTACTCGAAGGACCGCTACTTCCAGTCCGACGTGCCGAGCGACGACGAGCTCATCGCCGAGGGCATCGAGGGGCGTGTCGCCTACCGCGGCACGGTGAAGCAGACGGTCTTCCAGCTTACCGGCGGCCTGCGACAGTCGATGTTCTACGTGGGCGCCCGCACGGTGCCCCAGCTCGTCGAGCGGGGCAAGTTCGTGCGCATCACGCCGGCCGGCCTCAAGGAGTCGCACCCGCATGACGTGCAGATGGTGGTCGAAGCGCCGAACTACCACCGCTGA
- a CDS encoding GuaB3 family IMP dehydrogenase-related protein, producing the protein MEHLEIGRAKRARRVYSFDDVAIVPSRRTRDREDVSTQWRIDAFTFELPFLAAPMDSVMSPATAIAFGRFGGLGVLDLEGLWTRYDDPASLIDEIVDLPPHEATARMQAIYEAPIRSELIAARLGEIRAAGVPVAGALSPQRTQEFYNDVITAGVDLFVIRGTTVSAEHVSRTAEPLNLKQFIYELDVPVIVGGAATYTAALHLMRTGAAGVLVGFGGGAASTTRRVLGIHAPMATAVADVAGARRDYLDESGGRYVHVIADGGLGNSGEIVKAIASGADAVMLGAALARATDAPGRGRHWGAEARHDRLPRGNRVEVGTVGSMEEILFGPARHADGTSNLIGALRHAMATTGYVDLKEFQRAEMIVSPTTHA; encoded by the coding sequence GTGGAACATCTCGAGATCGGCCGGGCCAAACGGGCCCGCCGCGTGTACAGCTTCGACGACGTCGCGATCGTGCCCTCGCGGCGCACGCGAGACCGGGAGGACGTGTCGACGCAGTGGCGGATCGACGCGTTCACGTTCGAACTGCCGTTCCTCGCGGCGCCCATGGACTCGGTCATGTCGCCCGCGACGGCCATCGCGTTCGGCAGGTTCGGCGGGCTCGGCGTCCTCGACCTGGAGGGGCTGTGGACGCGGTACGACGATCCGGCAAGCCTGATCGACGAGATCGTCGACCTGCCGCCGCACGAGGCGACCGCGCGCATGCAGGCGATCTATGAGGCGCCGATCCGAAGCGAGCTGATCGCGGCCCGCCTCGGCGAGATCCGCGCGGCCGGAGTACCGGTCGCCGGCGCGCTCTCGCCCCAGCGCACGCAGGAGTTCTACAACGACGTCATCACGGCGGGCGTCGACCTGTTCGTGATTCGGGGCACGACCGTCTCGGCCGAACACGTCTCCCGCACCGCTGAGCCGCTCAACCTCAAGCAGTTCATCTACGAGCTCGACGTGCCGGTCATCGTGGGGGGCGCCGCGACGTACACGGCCGCGCTCCACCTCATGCGCACGGGCGCCGCCGGGGTACTCGTCGGCTTCGGCGGCGGCGCCGCCTCGACGACGCGCCGCGTACTCGGCATTCATGCCCCCATGGCGACCGCGGTCGCCGACGTGGCCGGTGCCCGTCGCGACTACCTCGACGAGTCGGGGGGCCGCTACGTGCACGTCATCGCCGACGGCGGCCTCGGCAACTCGGGCGAGATCGTCAAGGCGATCGCCTCGGGGGCAGACGCCGTCATGCTCGGCGCGGCGCTCGCGCGCGCGACCGACGCGCCCGGTCGGGGCCGGCACTGGGGCGCCGAGGCGCGACATGACCGCCTGCCCCGCGGCAACCGGGTCGAGGTGGGAACGGTCGGGTCGATGGAGGAGATCCTCTTCGGGCCGGCCCGTCACGCCGACGGCACGTCGAACCTCATCGGCGCGCTCCGTCACGCGATGGCGACGACCGGCTATGTTGACCTGAAAGAATTCCAGCGGGCCGAGATGATCGTCTCGCCCACGACGCACGCGTAG
- a CDS encoding glycerol-3-phosphate dehydrogenase/oxidase has protein sequence MNSIPSNSPSTNSTTKRSERLGPAERRQAIEALRAKDLDVLVIGGGVVGTGAALDAVTRGLSVGLVEARDFGSGTSSRSSKLIHGGIRYLEQLDFGLVREALVERGLLMQRIAPHLVSPVRFLYPLRKPLIERAYIGAGMLLYDLFSRTGVGSPGVPMHRHLTRGQIARLAPGLSRRAYLGGIVYSDAQMDDARYVAMLARTASFYGAHVAPRVRVEGFLKVGERVVGAQAVDVESGERFEIRAKQVVNATGVWTDDTNTMVGERASFRVRASKGIHLVVPRDRFQSRVGLLLRTEKSVLFVIPWGRHWIIGTTDTDWTLDKAHPAATAADIDYLLTHVNEVLAVKLTRDDVEGVFAGLRPLLAGESDETSKLSREHLVAHSAPGLVLVAGGKFTTYRVMAKDAIDAAVDAFDVRVPPSTTEDVPLLGATGFRAAWNRRAKIARAFGVHRVRIEHLLRRYGTLTDELLDLIRARPELVEPVPGADDYILAEIVYAASHEGALHLDDVLARRTRISIEAWDRGVSAAPVAAELMGDVLGWDAARRERETSAYRSRVAAEIASQQEPDDESADRVRLQAPDIGSVLERAGDNTPIGTAPVDASAASAADSTEAADSAR, from the coding sequence GTGAACTCGATCCCCAGCAACTCGCCCTCGACCAACTCGACGACGAAGCGTTCCGAGCGCCTCGGGCCGGCCGAGCGTCGCCAAGCGATCGAAGCGCTGCGCGCGAAAGATCTCGACGTGCTCGTCATCGGCGGCGGCGTCGTCGGCACCGGCGCAGCCCTCGACGCGGTCACGCGCGGCTTGAGCGTCGGCCTCGTCGAGGCGCGCGACTTCGGCTCTGGCACGTCGTCGCGGTCGTCGAAACTCATCCACGGTGGCATCCGGTACCTCGAGCAGCTCGACTTCGGCCTCGTGCGCGAGGCGCTCGTCGAGCGCGGCCTCCTGATGCAGCGCATCGCGCCGCACCTCGTGTCGCCGGTTCGGTTCCTGTATCCGCTGCGGAAGCCCCTCATCGAGCGCGCCTACATCGGCGCAGGCATGCTGCTGTACGACCTGTTCAGTCGCACCGGCGTGGGCAGCCCCGGCGTGCCCATGCACCGGCACCTCACCCGCGGACAGATCGCCCGGCTCGCACCCGGCCTCTCGCGCCGCGCCTACCTCGGCGGCATCGTGTACTCGGATGCGCAGATGGACGACGCCCGCTACGTCGCGATGCTCGCGCGCACCGCCTCCTTCTACGGCGCCCACGTCGCCCCGCGCGTGCGCGTCGAGGGGTTCCTCAAGGTCGGCGAGCGCGTCGTCGGTGCACAGGCGGTGGACGTCGAGAGCGGCGAGCGCTTCGAGATCCGCGCCAAGCAGGTCGTCAACGCGACGGGCGTGTGGACCGACGACACCAACACGATGGTCGGCGAGCGCGCGAGCTTCCGGGTGCGGGCGTCGAAGGGCATTCACCTCGTGGTGCCACGCGACCGCTTCCAGTCGCGCGTCGGGTTGCTGCTGCGCACCGAGAAGAGCGTCCTGTTCGTGATCCCCTGGGGACGGCACTGGATCATCGGCACCACCGACACCGACTGGACCCTCGACAAGGCGCATCCAGCCGCGACGGCCGCCGACATCGACTACCTGCTCACGCACGTCAACGAGGTGCTCGCGGTCAAGCTCACGCGCGACGACGTCGAGGGCGTGTTCGCGGGGCTTCGTCCGCTGCTCGCCGGTGAGAGCGACGAGACCTCGAAGCTGTCTCGCGAGCATCTCGTGGCGCATTCAGCCCCCGGGCTCGTCCTCGTCGCCGGCGGAAAGTTCACGACGTACCGGGTGATGGCGAAGGATGCGATCGATGCCGCCGTCGACGCGTTCGATGTGCGGGTACCGCCGTCGACGACGGAGGACGTGCCCCTGCTCGGAGCCACGGGTTTCCGAGCCGCTTGGAACCGCCGCGCGAAGATCGCCCGCGCGTTCGGCGTGCACCGGGTGCGCATCGAGCATCTGCTTCGCCGCTACGGCACGCTGACCGACGAGCTGCTCGACCTCATCCGGGCGCGCCCCGAGCTCGTGGAGCCGGTGCCGGGCGCCGACGACTACATCCTCGCGGAGATCGTGTACGCCGCGTCGCACGAGGGGGCGCTGCACCTCGACGACGTGCTGGCGCGGCGCACCCGCATCTCGATCGAGGCGTGGGACCGGGGTGTGTCGGCCGCACCGGTCGCGGCCGAGCTCATGGGCGACGTGCTCGGCTGGGATGCCGCGCGTCGCGAGCGCGAGACCTCGGCATATCGCTCGCGCGTCGCGGCCGAGATCGCAAGCCAGCAGGAGCCGGACGACGAGTCGGCCGATCGCGTGCGGTTGCAGGCGCCCGACATTGGCTCGGTGCTCGAAAGGGCGGGCGACAACACGCCGATCGGGACGGCCCCGGTCGACGCGAGCGCAGCATCCGCCGCCGACAGCACGGAAGCGGCGGACTCTGCTCGATGA
- a CDS encoding SURF1 family cytochrome oxidase biogenesis protein encodes MTRPKWLAMLVLVFAVAAAFAGLAQWQIDQAVRSAQQASQPALGPTTLGVAATPQEGLFDSSVGRTVSFEGVVDPRDIDIVTDRLQGTDLGYWVIGHVYVTDDGVTDWDGRPRSGHAPSLAVAFGWAATLDEAQRSADELRASISPAADAEPAEFQGRLEYGQAPSPPAAGDDPHTIGQMAPAYLLNRWAEPGPLAYGSYVVLDLGEADRAGLEPITVVTAAQDGTSLNMLNVFYAIEWVVFALFAFYVWWRLVRAEYERERETALAMRNPDERVEEEVRMRVLRRLRDERAGGTGGAGSGR; translated from the coding sequence ATGACCCGGCCGAAATGGCTGGCGATGCTCGTGCTGGTCTTCGCGGTCGCCGCGGCGTTCGCCGGGCTTGCCCAGTGGCAGATCGACCAGGCCGTGCGGTCGGCCCAGCAGGCGTCGCAGCCGGCGCTTGGACCGACCACGCTCGGCGTTGCGGCGACGCCGCAGGAGGGGCTGTTTGACTCCTCGGTCGGCCGCACGGTGTCGTTCGAGGGCGTCGTCGATCCCCGCGATATCGACATCGTGACCGACAGGCTGCAGGGCACCGACCTCGGGTACTGGGTGATCGGCCACGTCTACGTCACCGACGACGGTGTCACCGATTGGGACGGCCGGCCCCGCTCCGGGCACGCACCGAGCCTGGCCGTGGCATTCGGATGGGCGGCGACGCTCGACGAGGCTCAGCGGTCCGCCGACGAGCTGCGTGCGTCGATCTCGCCGGCGGCCGACGCCGAGCCGGCCGAGTTCCAGGGGCGACTCGAGTACGGGCAGGCGCCGAGTCCGCCGGCGGCCGGCGACGATCCGCACACCATCGGTCAGATGGCGCCGGCGTACCTGCTCAACCGCTGGGCCGAGCCGGGGCCGCTGGCGTACGGGTCGTACGTGGTGCTCGACCTCGGCGAGGCCGATCGCGCCGGCCTTGAGCCGATCACGGTCGTGACGGCGGCGCAGGACGGCACGAGCCTGAACATGCTCAACGTGTTCTACGCCATCGAGTGGGTCGTCTTCGCGCTGTTCGCCTTCTACGTGTGGTGGCGCCTCGTGCGGGCCGAGTACGAGCGGGAGCGCGAGACCGCGCTGGCGATGCGAAACCCAGATGAGCGCGTCGAGGAGGAGGTCCGGATGCGTGTGCTGCGGCGACTGCGCGACGAGCGAGCCGGGGGTACCGGGGGCGCCGGGAGCGGCCGGTGA
- a CDS encoding DUF3817 domain-containing protein yields the protein MPALIRNIDRPRPESFPRINLALRCYQITSYITGVLLLLLVVEMIFKYGFHLEFDAFGAFGVLALVPEGTTSGVNLSLWVLIVHGWFYVVYLIACFVLWQLMRWPLLWLLAMAAGGVVPFMSFITEMFMARKVRTELRGYQRHDAERERERAELSDFEATLSDEERARIDAEVERELAERRTGTPTADASEGRP from the coding sequence ATGCCTGCGCTGATCCGGAACATCGACCGACCGCGACCCGAGTCGTTTCCCCGGATCAACCTTGCCCTGCGCTGCTACCAGATCACGTCGTACATCACGGGCGTGCTGCTGCTGCTGCTCGTCGTCGAGATGATCTTCAAGTACGGCTTCCACCTCGAGTTCGACGCCTTCGGCGCGTTCGGGGTGCTCGCGCTCGTTCCAGAGGGCACGACGTCCGGCGTCAACCTGAGCCTCTGGGTGCTCATCGTGCACGGTTGGTTCTACGTCGTGTACCTCATCGCCTGTTTCGTGCTGTGGCAGCTCATGCGCTGGCCGCTCCTGTGGCTTCTCGCCATGGCGGCCGGCGGCGTCGTGCCGTTCATGTCGTTCATCACCGAGATGTTCATGGCTCGCAAAGTGCGCACCGAGCTGCGGGGCTATCAACGCCATGACGCGGAGCGCGAGCGCGAACGGGCCGAGCTCTCGGACTTCGAGGCGACCCTCAGCGACGAGGAGCGCGCCCGCATCGACGCCGAGGTCGAGCGTGAGCTCGCCGAACGACGCACCGGAACACCGACCGCAGACGCGAGCGAAGGGCGACCATGA
- the guaA gene encoding glutamine-hydrolyzing GMP synthase, giving the protein MTTSMSGAPGAEPATGAVSADAGEGPGTEHRPVLVVDFGAQYAQLIARRVREANVYSEIVPHSITADEVRTKQPAAIILSGGPSSVYTAGAPALDEGILQLGVPTLGICYGFQVMASQLGGEVARTGRREYGSTQVTLTGDDSSLLDGQPSSQVVWMSHGDAVVRAPDGFSVLAATEDTPVAAFADERRRLYGLQWHPEVRHSEHGQAALEAFLHDAARLPGDWTPGEIIAEQVARIREQVGDGQVICGLSGGVDSAVAAALVQRAVGDQLTCVFVDHGLLRQDERAQVERDFVSATGVRLVTVDAREQFLTALAGVSDPEQKRKIIGREFIRTFEQAERDLIAEKAGEGERIGFLVQGTLYPDVVESGGGTGTANIKSHHNVGGLPEDLEFELVEPLRTLFKDEVRQVGRELGVPEVIVARQPFPGPGLGIRIVGEVTEARLELLRRADAIVRDELTAAGLDDEIWQCPVVLLADVRSVGVQGDGRTYGHPIVLRPVSSEDAMTADWTRVPYEVLARISNRITNEVDGVNRVVLDVTSKPPGTIEWE; this is encoded by the coding sequence ATGACCACCTCAATGAGCGGCGCCCCAGGGGCCGAGCCAGCGACGGGCGCAGTAAGCGCGGACGCGGGCGAGGGCCCCGGCACCGAGCATCGACCCGTGCTCGTCGTCGATTTCGGCGCGCAGTACGCCCAGCTCATTGCGCGCCGGGTGCGCGAGGCAAACGTGTACTCCGAGATCGTGCCCCACTCGATCACGGCGGACGAGGTGCGCACGAAGCAGCCCGCCGCGATCATCCTCTCCGGCGGCCCATCGAGCGTGTACACCGCGGGGGCTCCCGCCCTCGACGAGGGAATCCTGCAGCTCGGGGTGCCGACGCTCGGCATCTGCTACGGCTTCCAGGTCATGGCCTCGCAGCTCGGCGGTGAGGTCGCCCGCACGGGCAGGCGCGAGTACGGCTCGACGCAGGTCACGCTCACGGGAGACGACTCATCGCTGCTCGACGGCCAGCCGTCGTCGCAGGTCGTGTGGATGAGCCACGGTGACGCCGTCGTGCGAGCCCCCGACGGCTTCTCCGTCCTGGCGGCGACCGAGGACACGCCGGTCGCCGCGTTCGCCGACGAGCGTCGCCGGCTCTACGGCCTGCAGTGGCACCCGGAGGTGCGGCACTCGGAGCACGGCCAGGCGGCACTCGAGGCGTTCCTGCACGACGCGGCCCGTCTGCCGGGCGACTGGACGCCGGGCGAGATCATCGCCGAACAGGTCGCGCGCATCCGGGAGCAGGTCGGCGACGGGCAGGTCATCTGCGGTCTCTCGGGCGGCGTCGACTCGGCGGTCGCCGCGGCCCTCGTGCAGCGCGCGGTCGGCGACCAGCTCACGTGCGTGTTCGTCGATCACGGCCTGCTCCGGCAGGACGAGCGGGCGCAGGTCGAGCGAGATTTCGTCTCGGCCACGGGCGTGCGGCTCGTGACAGTCGATGCCCGCGAGCAGTTCCTGACCGCCCTCGCCGGGGTGAGCGACCCCGAGCAGAAGCGCAAGATCATCGGCCGCGAGTTCATCCGCACGTTCGAGCAGGCCGAGCGCGACCTCATCGCCGAGAAGGCGGGCGAGGGCGAGCGCATCGGCTTCCTCGTGCAGGGCACGCTCTATCCCGACGTGGTCGAGTCGGGCGGCGGCACGGGAACCGCGAACATCAAGAGCCACCACAACGTCGGTGGGCTGCCGGAAGACCTCGAGTTCGAGCTCGTCGAGCCCCTGCGCACCCTCTTCAAGGACGAGGTGCGGCAGGTGGGTCGCGAGCTGGGCGTGCCAGAGGTGATCGTGGCCCGCCAGCCGTTCCCCGGTCCCGGCCTCGGCATCCGCATTGTCGGCGAGGTGACCGAGGCGCGGCTCGAGCTGCTGCGCCGCGCCGACGCCATCGTGCGCGACGAACTCACCGCCGCCGGCCTCGACGACGAGATCTGGCAGTGTCCGGTCGTGCTGCTCGCCGACGTGCGTTCGGTCGGCGTGCAGGGCGACGGCCGCACGTACGGGCACCCGATCGTGCTCCGGCCCGTTTCGAGCGAGGATGCGATGACGGCCGACTGGACGCGCGTGCCGTACGAGGTGCTCGCACGCATCTCGAACCGCATCACCAACGAGGTCGACGGCGTGAACCGCGTCGTGCTCGATGTGACCTCGAAGCCCCCTGGCACCATCGAGTGGGAGTAG